In one window of Azoarcus olearius DNA:
- a CDS encoding methyl-accepting chemotaxis protein, which yields MGLALIAVVAGVASAVGGTAAVAVGGGLTPLAAAGQVLVGVIVAVVTWGLLRAQVGSGLAAFAETLRQMHRDGDLSRRAKVGAGPVAPCADTFNLLIESFQGIVGKVIYDAQRVASTADVLSRHARSVADGSSAQRDASEQMVRAIEEMTAGVNAVADHATLTAHNAQEARELSREGTRIVSDASKEIERIARSVEQSAQVIAALGERSEAISGIVKVIREIADQTNLLALNAAIEAARAGEQGRGFAVVADEVRKLAERTSAATSEIGTMINAIQDETRTAISSIREGSNQAHAGAQLAQQAAGSLERINQGAQQTMERIDEIAVAIAQQSREADSVVGHVRHIMDMVERNSTGAADTLQEAQSLESLAANLHEISKVFRLGSEGEQAMQVHKRMPEIVQQAAREVGKLLEDAIAAGQLTEEAAFDSNYQPIPNTRPQKFNTRFDSLTDKVFPRVQEAVLDRNAEAVYAIGCDRKGYVPTHNKRFSQPLTGDYDKDFVGNRSKRVFDDPVGKQCGAHELEFLIQTYRRDTGEIMHDISAPVYVKGRHWGGFRIGYKA from the coding sequence ATGGGTTTGGCTTTGATTGCGGTGGTGGCGGGCGTCGCGTCTGCCGTGGGCGGCACGGCCGCGGTTGCGGTGGGCGGCGGACTGACGCCGCTCGCGGCGGCGGGGCAGGTGCTGGTGGGCGTGATCGTGGCGGTGGTGACCTGGGGCCTGCTGCGGGCGCAGGTGGGTAGCGGTCTGGCGGCTTTTGCCGAGACCTTGCGCCAGATGCACCGCGACGGCGACCTGTCGCGACGCGCAAAGGTGGGCGCCGGGCCGGTAGCGCCGTGCGCTGACACCTTCAACCTGCTGATCGAGAGCTTCCAGGGCATCGTCGGCAAGGTGATCTACGACGCCCAGCGCGTCGCCTCCACGGCCGACGTGCTGTCGCGCCATGCGCGCAGCGTTGCCGACGGCTCCAGCGCGCAGCGCGACGCCTCCGAGCAGATGGTGCGCGCGATCGAGGAAATGACCGCCGGCGTGAATGCGGTCGCCGATCATGCGACGCTGACCGCGCACAACGCGCAGGAAGCGCGCGAACTCTCCCGGGAGGGCACCCGCATCGTGTCCGACGCCTCCAAGGAGATCGAGCGCATCGCGCGCTCGGTCGAGCAGTCGGCGCAGGTGATCGCCGCGCTGGGCGAGCGTTCGGAAGCGATCAGCGGCATCGTCAAGGTGATCCGCGAGATCGCCGACCAGACCAACCTGCTGGCGCTCAATGCGGCGATCGAGGCCGCGCGCGCGGGCGAGCAGGGCCGCGGCTTCGCGGTGGTGGCGGACGAGGTGCGCAAGCTGGCCGAGCGGACCTCCGCGGCGACCAGCGAGATCGGCACGATGATCAACGCAATCCAGGACGAGACCCGCACGGCGATTTCGTCGATCCGCGAAGGCAGCAACCAGGCCCACGCCGGCGCGCAACTCGCGCAGCAGGCGGCCGGTTCGCTCGAACGCATCAACCAGGGTGCGCAGCAGACGATGGAGCGCATCGACGAGATCGCGGTGGCGATCGCGCAGCAGAGCCGCGAGGCGGACAGCGTCGTCGGCCATGTGCGCCACATCATGGACATGGTGGAGCGCAACTCCACCGGCGCCGCCGATACGCTGCAGGAAGCACAGTCGCTGGAGAGCCTGGCGGCCAACCTGCACGAGATCAGCAAGGTCTTCCGCCTCGGCTCGGAGGGCGAGCAGGCGATGCAGGTGCACAAGCGCATGCCGGAGATCGTCCAGCAGGCCGCGCGCGAGGTCGGCAAGCTGCTGGAAGACGCGATCGCGGCCGGTCAGCTGACCGAGGAGGCCGCGTTCGACTCCAATTACCAGCCGATTCCCAACACCCGGCCGCAGAAGTTCAATACGCGCTTCGACAGCCTCACCGACAAGGTCTTCCCGCGTGTGCAGGAAGCCGTGCTCGACCGCAACGCCGAGGCGGTGTATGCGATCGGCTGCGACCGCAAGGGCTATGTGCCGACGCACAACAAGCGCTTTTCGCAGCCGCTCACCGGCGACTACGACAAGGACTTCGTCGGCAACCGCAGCAAGCGCGTCTTCGACGACCCGGTGGGCAAACAGTGCGGCGCGCACGAACTGGAGTTCCTGATCCAGACCTATCGCCGCGACACCGGTGAAATCATGCACGACATCTCCGCCCCGGTTTACGTGAAGGGCCGCCACTGGGGCGGTTTCCGTATCGGCTACAAGGCATAG
- a CDS encoding response regulator: MIKTVLTVDDSAAIRGVMTVLLQSAGYAVSSAVDGEDGLARARAQRADLVITDLHMPRLDGFGLIRALRAEPAYRKVPILMLTTESSAEMRERGREAGATGWLVKPFDPDRLLEVVRRVLG, from the coding sequence CGGTCGACGACTCCGCCGCGATCCGCGGCGTCATGACCGTGCTGCTGCAGTCGGCGGGCTACGCGGTCAGCAGTGCCGTAGACGGCGAGGACGGACTTGCGCGCGCGCGCGCCCAGCGCGCCGACCTGGTGATCACCGACCTGCACATGCCGCGGCTGGACGGATTTGGCCTGATCCGCGCGCTGCGCGCCGAACCGGCCTACCGCAAGGTGCCCATCCTGATGCTGACGACCGAGTCGTCCGCCGAGATGCGCGAACGCGGGCGCGAGGCCGGCGCCACCGGCTGGCTGGTGAAACCCTTCGATCCCGACCGCCTGCTGGAAGTGGTGCGCCGGGTGCTGGGCTAG
- a CDS encoding chemotaxis protein CheW, with protein MSAPDRPALAPAEAAAEAGEFLTFTLGGELYAIDILKVREIRAWERVTRIAGAPAFLKGVMNLRGAIVPVVDLRLYFGCGDGACGPFTVMIVLQLAGRLAAVVVDAVADVVRLAAGEIQPPPEFAGLVGGRYIRGLGAAGDAMLVVLDVERLMAAPELALVDPDPEAQS; from the coding sequence ATGTCAGCCCCTGACCGACCGGCGCTGGCGCCGGCGGAAGCCGCAGCCGAGGCCGGCGAGTTCCTCACCTTCACGCTCGGCGGCGAGCTGTACGCGATCGACATCCTGAAGGTGCGGGAGATCCGCGCGTGGGAGCGGGTGACGCGGATCGCGGGGGCGCCGGCCTTCCTCAAGGGCGTCATGAACCTGCGCGGCGCGATCGTGCCGGTGGTGGATCTGCGTCTGTACTTCGGCTGTGGCGACGGCGCCTGCGGCCCCTTCACCGTGATGATCGTGCTGCAACTCGCCGGCCGCCTGGCCGCGGTGGTGGTCGATGCGGTGGCCGACGTGGTGCGCCTGGCCGCGGGCGAAATCCAGCCCCCGCCGGAGTTCGCCGGCCTGGTCGGCGGACGCTATATCCGCGGCCTGGGCGCCGCGGGGGACGCGATGCTGGTCGTGCTCGATGTTGAACGCCTGATGGCCGCGCCCGAACTGGCGCTGGTCGACCCTGACCCGGAAGCCCAGTCATGA
- a CDS encoding protein-glutamate methylesterase/protein-glutamine glutaminase: protein MPIRVLICDDSAVMRALLADIVAREPDMEVVGTAADALVAREMIRNSKPDVLTLDVEMPQMDGLEFLSRLMRLHPMAVVMISNLTERGSEASLRALELGALEIVGKPQARSAEALAEYGAALVERIRAAHLAWSRASERGRVMSPRPAPAVAAAPALAVSTVAPEARARAVAPTMPAPPRRLGQRISAIFIGASTGGTEAIKEVLLGLPVGMPPIMIVQHMPEMFTASFARRLDGLCALDVREAESGERLESGRVYLAPGHSHLSVRRAGTGYQCELSRAEPVNRHRPAVDVLFHSAAAEVGAGALGVLLTGMGKDGAAGLKAMRDAGAWTIAQDQESCVVYGMPREAVALGAAQQVLPLREIGAALVQRCSV from the coding sequence ATGCCGATCCGCGTCCTGATCTGCGACGACTCCGCCGTGATGCGTGCCCTGCTGGCCGACATCGTCGCGCGCGAGCCGGACATGGAAGTCGTCGGCACCGCCGCGGATGCACTGGTGGCGCGCGAGATGATCCGCAACAGCAAGCCGGACGTGCTGACGCTGGATGTGGAGATGCCGCAGATGGACGGGCTGGAATTCCTCAGCCGCTTGATGCGCCTGCATCCGATGGCGGTGGTGATGATCTCCAACCTCACCGAGCGCGGCTCCGAGGCGTCGCTGCGGGCGCTGGAACTGGGCGCGCTGGAGATCGTGGGCAAGCCGCAGGCCCGCAGCGCCGAGGCGCTGGCCGAGTACGGTGCGGCGCTGGTGGAGCGCATCCGCGCGGCGCATCTGGCGTGGTCGCGCGCCAGCGAGCGGGGCCGGGTGATGTCGCCGCGTCCCGCGCCCGCGGTGGCCGCGGCACCTGCACTGGCGGTTTCCACCGTCGCCCCGGAAGCGCGCGCGCGCGCGGTGGCGCCTACGATGCCGGCGCCGCCGCGCCGGCTCGGCCAGCGGATCAGCGCGATCTTCATCGGCGCCTCCACCGGCGGGACGGAGGCGATCAAGGAAGTCCTGCTCGGCCTGCCGGTGGGCATGCCGCCGATCATGATCGTCCAGCACATGCCGGAGATGTTCACCGCGTCATTCGCACGCCGGCTCGACGGGCTGTGCGCGCTCGACGTGCGCGAGGCGGAATCCGGCGAGCGGCTGGAGTCGGGACGGGTCTACCTCGCGCCGGGCCACTCCCACCTGTCGGTGCGGCGCGCCGGCACCGGCTACCAGTGCGAGCTGTCGCGCGCGGAGCCGGTGAACCGCCACCGGCCGGCCGTGGATGTGCTGTTCCATTCCGCGGCGGCGGAGGTGGGCGCCGGCGCGCTCGGCGTGTTGCTGACCGGCATGGGCAAGGATGGCGCGGCCGGGCTGAAGGCGATGCGCGACGCCGGTGCGTGGACCATCGCCCAGGACCAGGAGTCCTGCGTGGTGTATGGCATGCCGCGCGAGGCGGTGGCGCTCGGCGCGGCCCAGCAGGTGCTGCCGCTGCGCGAGATCGGCGCCGCGCTGGTACAGCGTTGCAGCGTCTGA
- a CDS encoding chemotaxis protein CheA, with amino-acid sequence MAFDMSQFYQIFFEEAAEHLATIETVLLSIDAARPDPEKVAEIFRAAHSIKGSAATFGFDDLTGLTHEMESLLDDVRRGRRPLTQAMVQACLAAGDALHGLLAAHRGEGVADRAAAEAARQRLLQLKDAPDHDGAVTDRPAAAVPDATEWPLYRVRFVVARFLAGSDLLFGSMLEDLAALGDYELLEPDPAAPGTRCIRICSGESVDALRAAFERLAEPGSVEITAEQMAAANAAPALPEPQPPAVAAAGDEALFDVADDGSYGFFVPLETLPAAPFGADDPPAAAVPDEADAQPAATARELPRSADSSIRVGVERVDRMMDLVGELVITQSMLLDAAAAIGPAAGERLLAGLALLQRHTRDLQQSVMAIRMVPVSMVFSRFPRLVHDLGMRLDKQIDLVLEGEHTELDKGLVEKLADPLTHLVRNCIDHGIEPAERRRAAGKPEAGRLRLAASHLGGHVLIEVEDDGAGLDRERLIARARAQGLPCSEDMSDEEAWQLIFLPGFSTAEQVTDLSGRGVGMDVVRRNIAALGGRVDIVSRAGRGTRFSVSVPLTLAILEGMQVAVGDEVFILPLDAIVESLQPEPASIRSIGGAPRLIAVRGEYWPVVELGHFFAVPEAGRDWTRGIMVLVERNGSRAALFVDGLVGQQQVVIKPLETHFRRVPGVSSATLLGDGRVALILDVAALIGTARDSAAI; translated from the coding sequence ATGGCGTTCGACATGAGCCAGTTCTACCAGATCTTCTTCGAAGAGGCGGCGGAACACCTGGCGACAATCGAGACCGTGCTGCTGTCGATCGACGCGGCGCGCCCCGACCCCGAGAAGGTCGCGGAGATCTTCCGCGCCGCGCACTCCATCAAGGGGTCGGCCGCCACCTTCGGCTTCGACGATCTCACCGGCCTCACCCACGAGATGGAGTCCTTGCTCGACGACGTGCGGCGCGGCCGGCGGCCGTTGACCCAGGCGATGGTCCAGGCCTGTCTTGCCGCGGGCGACGCGCTGCACGGCCTGCTCGCGGCGCACCGCGGCGAGGGCGTTGCAGACCGCGCCGCCGCCGAGGCCGCCCGTCAGCGCCTGCTGCAGCTCAAGGACGCGCCCGATCACGATGGCGCGGTGACGGACCGGCCGGCGGCGGCCGTGCCCGACGCGACGGAGTGGCCGCTCTACCGTGTGCGCTTCGTCGTCGCACGCTTTCTTGCCGGCAGCGATCTGCTGTTCGGCAGCATGCTGGAAGACCTCGCGGCGCTCGGCGACTACGAACTGCTGGAACCGGATCCCGCCGCACCCGGCACGCGCTGCATCAGGATCTGCAGCGGCGAGTCGGTGGATGCGTTGCGCGCGGCCTTCGAGCGCCTCGCCGAGCCCGGCAGCGTCGAGATCACCGCCGAGCAGATGGCTGCCGCAAACGCGGCCCCGGCGCTGCCCGAGCCCCAGCCTCCGGCGGTGGCGGCGGCGGGCGACGAGGCGCTGTTCGATGTCGCCGACGACGGCAGCTACGGCTTCTTCGTGCCGCTCGAGACGCTACCCGCGGCGCCGTTTGGCGCCGACGATCCGCCCGCCGCGGCCGTGCCGGACGAGGCCGATGCCCAGCCGGCCGCGACCGCGCGCGAGTTGCCCCGCAGCGCGGACAGTTCGATCCGCGTCGGGGTCGAGCGGGTGGACCGGATGATGGACCTCGTGGGCGAACTGGTAATCACCCAGTCGATGCTGCTCGATGCGGCGGCGGCGATCGGCCCCGCCGCCGGAGAGCGCCTGCTCGCCGGGCTTGCGCTGCTGCAGCGGCACACGCGCGATCTGCAGCAGTCGGTGATGGCGATCCGCATGGTGCCGGTGTCGATGGTGTTCTCCCGTTTTCCGCGCCTGGTGCACGACCTCGGCATGCGGCTCGACAAGCAGATCGACCTGGTACTGGAAGGCGAGCACACCGAACTCGACAAGGGGCTGGTGGAAAAGCTGGCCGACCCGCTCACGCATCTGGTGCGCAACTGCATCGACCATGGCATCGAGCCCGCCGAGCGCCGTCGCGCGGCCGGCAAGCCCGAGGCCGGCCGGCTGCGGCTGGCGGCGTCGCACCTTGGCGGCCATGTGCTGATCGAGGTGGAGGACGACGGCGCGGGGCTGGACCGGGAGCGGCTGATCGCCCGCGCGCGCGCGCAGGGCCTGCCGTGCAGCGAGGACATGAGTGACGAGGAGGCCTGGCAACTGATCTTCCTGCCCGGCTTTTCCACCGCCGAGCAGGTCACCGACCTGTCCGGGCGCGGCGTCGGCATGGATGTCGTCCGGCGCAACATCGCGGCGCTGGGCGGGCGGGTGGACATCGTCTCGCGCGCGGGGCGGGGCACGCGGTTCTCGGTCAGCGTGCCGCTGACGCTCGCCATCCTGGAAGGCATGCAGGTGGCGGTGGGCGACGAGGTCTTCATCCTGCCGCTCGATGCGATCGTCGAATCGCTGCAGCCCGAGCCGGCCAGCATCCGCAGCATCGGCGGCGCGCCGCGGCTGATTGCGGTGCGCGGCGAATACTGGCCGGTGGTCGAACTCGGCCACTTCTTCGCCGTGCCCGAGGCGGGCCGCGACTGGACGCGCGGCATCATGGTGCTGGTGGAGCGCAACGGCAGCCGCGCGGCGCTGTTCGTGGATGGTCTGGTCGGACAGCAACAGGTGGTGATCAAGCCGCTCGAAACCCACTTCCGGCGCGTCCCGGGCGTGTCTTCCGCAACCTTGCTCGGCGACGGCCGCGTCGCGCTGATCCTCGACGTCGCCGCCCTGATCGGCACCGCGCGCGACAGCGCGGCGATCTGA
- a CDS encoding chemotaxis protein translates to MLNLDQKDNALLEAVDGRTMLAGSNRMEILLFSLGTSETFGINVFKVREVSKTPFITKAPNMPNGVEGLISLRGNVIPVLSLGKILGLSQPGTGLGGSMMVTEYSKRTLGFLVDEVDRIIRVEWDKVRTPDNVSAGNNSFITAITELNDGKLVSILDVETILANTFGEAIVGNIAPISGGHEVNVFFVDDSAVARRKISEVLDKLGVRHKHAQNGLEAWTRLEGMASHAQQMGRHVAEEIDLIMVDAEMPEMDGYVLTRNIKNDTRFEGIPVVMHSSLSSDANRAMGKRVGVDSYVAKFDADVLAETLRPLLQRARPV, encoded by the coding sequence ATGCTGAATCTGGACCAGAAGGACAACGCGCTGCTCGAAGCGGTGGATGGCCGCACGATGCTGGCCGGTTCCAACCGGATGGAGATCCTGCTGTTCTCGCTCGGCACCAGCGAGACCTTCGGCATCAACGTGTTCAAGGTGCGGGAAGTCTCCAAGACCCCGTTCATCACCAAGGCGCCCAACATGCCCAATGGCGTGGAAGGCCTGATCTCGCTGCGCGGCAACGTCATCCCGGTGCTGTCGCTCGGCAAGATCCTCGGCCTGTCGCAGCCCGGCACCGGCCTCGGCGGCTCGATGATGGTGACCGAGTACAGCAAGCGCACGCTCGGCTTCCTGGTCGACGAGGTGGACCGCATCATCCGCGTGGAATGGGACAAGGTGCGTACGCCCGACAACGTCTCGGCAGGCAACAACAGCTTCATCACCGCGATCACGGAACTCAACGACGGCAAGCTGGTGTCCATCCTCGATGTGGAAACCATCCTCGCCAACACCTTCGGCGAAGCCATCGTCGGCAACATCGCGCCGATCAGCGGCGGGCACGAGGTGAATGTGTTCTTCGTCGATGATTCCGCGGTCGCGCGGCGCAAGATCTCCGAGGTGCTCGACAAGCTCGGCGTGCGCCACAAGCACGCGCAGAACGGGCTGGAGGCCTGGACCCGCCTGGAAGGCATGGCCAGCCATGCACAGCAGATGGGCCGCCACGTCGCCGAGGAGATCGACCTGATCATGGTCGATGCCGAAATGCCCGAGATGGATGGCTATGTGCTGACCCGCAACATCAAGAACGACACGCGCTTCGAGGGCATCCCGGTAGTGATGCACTCGTCGCTGTCTTCCGACGCCAACCGGGCCATGGGAAAACGGGTTGGGGTCGATTCTTACGTGGCAAAATTCGACGCCGATGTGCTCGCCGAAACCCTGCGCCCGCTGCTGCAGCGCGCCCGCCCGGTCTGA
- a CDS encoding chemotaxis protein: protein MSDLLKNIDARTRLAGTNKLEILLFTLGTDQRTGRRETFGINVFKVREVMRTPQITAAPEMPSSVEGMVSLRGVLVPVVDLAKYVGIGSDSPRDIMIVTEYNGHTQGFLVEAVDTILRLDWSQMRVPPEMLTANMGGLVTAVTELQGNKLVMMLDVEKVLSETTRYDDAFLFKDIEAIEDGATHTVFFADDSSVARKQITQTLDILGVRHVGSVNGRAAWEELKKVAAHADATGRKVKDMVSLVLTDVEMPEMDGYILTKHIKSDPRFEGVPVIMHSSLSGMSNQQLGKSVGVDEYVPKFEPQRLAQTLRRLLKRDHAAKE from the coding sequence ATGTCCGATCTGTTGAAGAACATCGATGCCCGCACCCGGCTTGCGGGCACCAACAAGCTGGAGATCCTGCTGTTCACGCTGGGTACCGACCAGCGTACCGGCCGGCGCGAAACCTTCGGCATCAACGTCTTCAAGGTCCGCGAGGTGATGCGCACGCCGCAGATCACCGCTGCGCCCGAGATGCCCTCGTCGGTGGAAGGCATGGTCAGCCTGCGCGGCGTGCTGGTGCCGGTGGTGGATCTGGCCAAATACGTCGGCATCGGCTCCGATTCGCCGCGCGACATCATGATCGTCACCGAGTACAACGGCCACACCCAGGGCTTCCTGGTGGAGGCGGTCGATACCATCCTGCGCCTGGACTGGTCGCAGATGCGGGTGCCGCCGGAAATGCTCACCGCCAACATGGGCGGGCTGGTTACCGCGGTGACCGAGCTGCAGGGCAACAAGCTGGTGATGATGCTCGACGTCGAGAAGGTGCTGTCCGAGACCACCCGCTACGACGACGCCTTCCTGTTCAAGGACATCGAGGCAATCGAGGACGGCGCCACGCACACCGTGTTCTTCGCCGACGATTCCTCGGTCGCGCGCAAGCAGATCACCCAGACGCTGGACATCCTCGGCGTGCGCCACGTCGGTTCGGTCAATGGCCGAGCGGCCTGGGAAGAGCTCAAGAAGGTGGCCGCCCATGCCGACGCCACCGGGCGCAAGGTCAAGGACATGGTCAGCCTGGTGCTGACCGACGTCGAGATGCCCGAGATGGACGGCTACATCCTGACCAAGCACATCAAGTCCGACCCGCGCTTCGAGGGGGTGCCGGTGATCATGCATTCCTCGCTGTCGGGCATGTCGAACCAGCAGCTCGGCAAGTCGGTCGGGGTGGACGAATACGTGCCCAAGTTCGAGCCGCAGCGCCTGGCGCAGACCCTGCGCCGCCTGCTCAAGCGCGACCACGCGGCCAAGGAGTGA
- a CDS encoding methyl-accepting chemotaxis protein, whose translation MRPTYVSAPVVPGPFERLPIAGKLLLVAMLPACGALGLLFSPAESGGRGAVMALSALLILAGFALALWLAVYLERRMQRLAARVRGFAEGELNARPREIGDGDALTALWQGIERSLGTLSERFSASATEADYNRLIREALDTAATSVMIADTGGTIVYMNAAGLRLLERVQMEMGGALPGGVRADQIVGSSFDVFHRQPEVQRQRIAAMVGTHSAEIRLGARSLRQQATPVFDADGLRAGTVVEWSDITAEVGVRAELAGLVEAAAAGDFSRRLPVENKSGFFLQLAEGLNRLMGEISGSVDAVARVLNAVARGDLTERIEGEYRGTFGQLQHDANATVLRLREVVGRIQDSAVAINRAAREIAAGNGELSTRTEQQASALEETASSMEELSATVRQTADNARAANGLALGAHAVAGRGGEAMRRVVSTMGEIEHSARKIGDIVGVIDALAFQTNILALNAAVEAARAGEQGRGFAVVAAEVRSLAQRSAQSAREVKALIGESVERVEHGVKLVDDAGRTVDEVVSAFGQVAALMSEIAGASGEQSAGIGQVCMAVGQMDEMTQHNAALVEEAAAAAISLEEQARELVDVVGVFRIGEAAPALRVLPRGTGVRGGGARGRGGQP comes from the coding sequence ATGAGACCCACCTACGTCAGTGCCCCGGTCGTGCCCGGTCCGTTCGAACGCCTGCCGATCGCGGGCAAGCTGTTGCTGGTGGCGATGCTGCCCGCGTGCGGCGCGCTCGGCCTGCTGTTCAGCCCGGCCGAAAGCGGCGGGCGCGGGGCGGTGATGGCGCTGTCCGCCTTGCTCATCCTCGCCGGCTTCGCACTCGCGCTGTGGCTGGCGGTCTACCTCGAGCGCCGGATGCAGCGCCTGGCGGCGCGGGTACGCGGCTTCGCCGAGGGCGAACTCAACGCGCGGCCGCGCGAAATCGGCGACGGCGACGCGCTTACCGCGCTGTGGCAGGGGATCGAACGCAGCCTCGGAACGCTGAGCGAGCGCTTCTCCGCCAGCGCCACCGAAGCGGACTACAACCGTCTGATCCGCGAGGCGCTGGATACGGCCGCGACGAGCGTGATGATTGCGGATACCGGCGGCACCATCGTCTATATGAATGCCGCCGGCCTGCGCCTGCTGGAGCGGGTGCAGATGGAAATGGGCGGCGCCCTGCCCGGCGGGGTCAGGGCGGACCAGATCGTTGGCAGCAGCTTCGATGTGTTCCACCGCCAGCCCGAAGTGCAGCGCCAGCGCATCGCGGCGATGGTCGGCACCCATTCGGCGGAAATCCGCCTCGGCGCCCGTTCGCTGCGCCAGCAGGCCACCCCGGTGTTCGATGCGGACGGCTTGCGCGCCGGCACCGTCGTGGAGTGGAGCGACATCACCGCCGAAGTGGGTGTGCGCGCCGAACTCGCCGGCTTGGTGGAAGCGGCGGCGGCGGGGGACTTCAGCCGTCGGCTGCCGGTGGAGAACAAGAGCGGCTTCTTCCTGCAGCTGGCCGAAGGGCTGAACCGGCTGATGGGGGAGATTTCGGGCAGCGTGGATGCGGTGGCGCGGGTGCTGAACGCGGTGGCGCGCGGCGACCTGACCGAGCGGATCGAAGGCGAGTACCGGGGCACCTTCGGGCAGTTGCAGCACGACGCGAACGCGACGGTGCTCAGGCTGCGCGAAGTGGTGGGCCGCATCCAGGATTCGGCGGTGGCGATCAACCGCGCGGCGCGCGAGATTGCGGCGGGCAACGGGGAGCTGTCGACGCGCACCGAGCAGCAGGCGAGCGCGCTCGAAGAGACGGCGAGTTCGATGGAGGAGCTGTCGGCGACGGTTCGCCAGACCGCGGACAACGCACGCGCGGCCAACGGGCTGGCGCTGGGCGCGCATGCGGTGGCCGGCCGTGGCGGCGAGGCGATGCGGCGGGTGGTGAGCACGATGGGCGAGATCGAGCACTCGGCGCGCAAGATCGGCGACATCGTGGGCGTGATCGACGCGCTGGCGTTCCAGACCAACATCCTCGCGCTCAACGCGGCGGTGGAGGCGGCGCGGGCGGGCGAGCAGGGCCGCGGCTTTGCGGTGGTGGCGGCCGAGGTGCGCAGCCTCGCGCAGCGCAGCGCACAGTCGGCGCGCGAGGTGAAGGCGCTGATCGGCGAATCGGTGGAGCGGGTCGAGCACGGCGTGAAGCTGGTCGATGACGCGGGCCGCACGGTGGATGAAGTGGTGTCGGCCTTCGGTCAGGTGGCCGCGCTGATGAGCGAGATCGCGGGCGCGAGCGGCGAGCAGAGCGCGGGCATCGGCCAGGTGTGCATGGCGGTGGGACAGATGGACGAGATGACGCAGCACAACGCGGCGTTGGTGGAAGAGGCGGCCGCGGCGGCGATCAGCCTGGAAGAGCAGGCGCGCGAACTGGTGGACGTGGTCGGCGTGTTCCGTATCGGCGAAGCGGCGCCCGCGCTGCGCGTGCTGCCGCGCGGGACTGGCGTGCGGGGTGGCGGAGCGCGCGGCCGTGGAGGACAGCCATGA
- a CDS encoding CheR family methyltransferase — protein sequence MPPGDTPRSPLFPPRPAEPAGERTPSRPDVAALRNLSLPPLAGAREREFEFTSADFERVRKLIHEHAGIALSPAKQDMVYSRLARRLRACGDRNFAQYLQRLERDRSEWETFVNSLTTNLTSFFREAHHFDILADQLRRLGSARTVRIWCAAASTGEEPYSLAITACEAFDSLSPPVQILASDIDTAVLAHGEAGTYRQERVERLSPERLRRFFLRGTGEQDGMVKVRPELRRLIQFRRINLLDHVWPVQGPVDAIFCRNVMIYFDKPTQYGILKRFAPLLRPDGLLFAGHSESFMHAADVFRSRGRTVYQRADQPA from the coding sequence ATGCCCCCTGGGGATACGCCGCGTTCGCCGCTTTTTCCGCCGCGGCCCGCCGAACCGGCGGGCGAGCGCACCCCATCCCGTCCCGATGTGGCCGCCCTGCGCAACCTCAGCCTGCCGCCGCTGGCCGGTGCGCGCGAGCGTGAATTCGAGTTCACCAGCGCCGACTTCGAGCGCGTGCGCAAGCTGATCCACGAGCACGCCGGCATCGCGCTGTCCCCTGCCAAGCAGGACATGGTCTACAGCCGCCTCGCGCGCCGCCTGCGCGCCTGTGGCGACCGCAACTTCGCCCAGTACCTGCAGCGCCTGGAGCGCGATCGCAGCGAGTGGGAGACCTTCGTCAATTCGCTGACGACCAACCTCACCTCCTTCTTCCGCGAGGCGCACCACTTCGACATCCTTGCCGACCAGCTCCGCCGCCTGGGCAGCGCGCGCACGGTGCGCATCTGGTGCGCGGCGGCCTCCACCGGGGAGGAGCCGTACTCGCTCGCGATCACCGCGTGCGAGGCGTTCGACAGCCTCAGTCCGCCGGTGCAGATCCTCGCATCGGACATCGACACCGCGGTGCTGGCCCACGGCGAAGCGGGGACTTACCGCCAGGAACGGGTGGAGCGCCTGTCGCCCGAGCGGCTGCGCCGCTTCTTCCTGCGCGGCACCGGCGAGCAGGACGGAATGGTGAAGGTCCGGCCCGAACTGCGCCGCCTGATCCAGTTCCGCCGCATCAACCTGCTCGACCACGTGTGGCCGGTGCAGGGCCCGGTGGATGCGATCTTCTGCCGCAACGTGATGATCTATTTCGACAAGCCCACGCAGTACGGCATCCTCAAGCGCTTTGCGCCGCTGCTGCGCCCGGATGGACTCCTCTTCGCCGGCCATTCCGAGAGTTTCATGCATGCCGCCGACGTGTTCCGTTCGCGCGGCCGCACCGTCTACCAACGCGCCGACCAACCCGCCTGA